In Bradyrhizobium lablabi, one DNA window encodes the following:
- the glyS gene encoding glycine--tRNA ligase subunit beta, with protein MPDLLFELFSEEIPARMQAKAADDLRRMVTDRLVAEGLVYEGAKAFATPRRLTLTVHGIPARQSDLKEERRGPRVGGPETAIQGFLKATGLASIDEAKIQRDPKKGDFYVALIEKPGRATLDVLADMLPVIIRTFPWPKSMRWGERSARPSSLQWVRPLHSIVATFGMETEEPDVVNFSVDGITAGQTTFGHRFMAPAAISVRRFEDYETKLQAAKVVLDPQARKDIILAEAKTLAQAQNLELVEDQALLDEVAGLVEWPVVLMGSFDKEFLSIPGEVIRATIRNNQKCFVVSDPKTGKLTNKFILTANIEASDGGKTIIGGNERVIRARLSDAKFFYETDLKIRLEDRLPKFDGIVFHEKLGTQGERIKRIERLAAEIAPLVGADVERTKRAAHLAKADLLTEVVGEFPELQGLMGKYYALAQGEDASVAAASEEHYKPQGPADRVPTDPVSIAVALADKIDTLAGFWAIDEKPTGSKDPYALRRAALGVIRTVLDNNLRMKLSSVLVSPVMRVLDKHVLLTNAEHHSTMRSQLWNAPASHEAALAILSKLLDYGVNPKWLVEEKLAKPILELLAFFADRLKVQLREQGARHDLVDAVFALEGQDDLLMVVRRVEALGKFLDTDDGKNLLAGTKRASNILAIEEKKDKRSYDGAPDPALYSLPEEKALAKAIEQVKVEAGAAIANEDFAGAMGVLAKLRPAVDAFFDKVKVNDDDPKVRENRLKLLNEIRAATRAVADFSKIQD; from the coding sequence ATGCCTGACCTTCTGTTTGAGCTTTTCTCCGAAGAAATCCCCGCGCGCATGCAGGCGAAGGCGGCCGACGATCTGCGCCGCATGGTCACCGACAGACTGGTCGCCGAAGGCCTCGTCTATGAAGGCGCCAAAGCGTTCGCGACACCGCGGCGGCTGACGCTGACGGTGCACGGCATTCCGGCGCGGCAATCCGATTTGAAGGAAGAGCGCCGCGGCCCGCGCGTCGGCGGGCCGGAAACCGCGATCCAGGGATTTCTGAAAGCCACCGGCCTTGCCTCGATCGACGAGGCAAAAATCCAGCGCGATCCGAAGAAAGGCGATTTTTATGTCGCGCTGATCGAGAAGCCCGGCCGCGCGACGCTGGACGTGCTCGCCGACATGCTGCCGGTCATCATCAGGACCTTTCCATGGCCGAAGTCGATGCGCTGGGGCGAGCGCTCGGCCAGGCCAAGCTCGCTGCAATGGGTGCGGCCGCTGCATTCGATCGTCGCGACCTTCGGCATGGAGACTGAAGAACCCGATGTCGTGAATTTTTCGGTCGACGGCATCACAGCCGGCCAGACCACCTTTGGCCACCGCTTCATGGCGCCGGCGGCGATTTCCGTGCGCCGCTTCGAGGATTACGAGACGAAATTGCAGGCCGCAAAAGTCGTGCTCGATCCGCAGGCGCGCAAGGACATCATTTTGGCCGAAGCAAAGACCCTGGCGCAGGCGCAGAATCTTGAACTGGTCGAGGATCAGGCGCTGCTCGATGAAGTCGCCGGCCTGGTCGAATGGCCCGTGGTGCTGATGGGTTCGTTCGACAAGGAGTTTCTGTCTATCCCCGGCGAGGTGATCCGCGCCACGATCCGCAACAACCAAAAATGCTTTGTCGTCAGCGATCCCAAGACGGGTAAGTTGACCAACAAGTTCATCCTCACCGCCAACATCGAGGCGAGTGACGGCGGCAAGACCATCATCGGCGGCAACGAGCGCGTGATCCGCGCGCGACTCTCCGATGCGAAGTTTTTCTATGAGACGGATTTGAAGATCAGGCTCGAAGACCGGCTGCCGAAGTTCGACGGGATCGTGTTTCACGAGAAGCTGGGGACTCAGGGCGAGCGCATCAAGCGGATCGAGCGGCTGGCGGCCGAGATCGCGCCGCTGGTCGGCGCTGATGTCGAAAGGACAAAACGCGCGGCGCATCTGGCGAAGGCTGATTTGCTGACCGAAGTAGTCGGCGAATTCCCGGAGCTGCAGGGCTTGATGGGGAAGTATTACGCGCTGGCGCAGGGCGAGGATGCATCCGTCGCCGCCGCGAGCGAGGAGCATTACAAGCCGCAGGGACCCGCGGATCGCGTGCCGACCGACCCGGTGAGCATTGCGGTGGCGCTGGCGGACAAGATCGATACACTGGCCGGTTTTTGGGCGATCGATGAGAAGCCGACCGGGAGCAAGGACCCGTATGCGTTGCGGCGTGCGGCACTTGGCGTGATTCGGACCGTGTTGGACAATAATCTAAGAATGAAACTGTCGAGTGTTTTGGTCAGTCCTGTCATGCGGGTGCTCGACAAACATGTGCTCCTCACAAATGCTGAGCACCACTCGACAATGCGCTCTCAGCTTTGGAACGCACCGGCGTCTCATGAAGCTGCACTGGCGATTCTCTCGAAGCTGTTAGATTATGGGGTGAACCCCAAATGGCTTGTTGAAGAAAAGCTGGCCAAGCCCATCTTAGAGCTTCTCGCCTTCTTCGCAGACCGCCTAAAAGTCCAGCTGCGCGAACAGGGCGCGCGGCATGATCTCGTCGATGCCGTATTTGCGCTCGAAGGCCAAGACGACCTTCTGATGGTGGTCCGCCGCGTCGAAGCGCTAGGAAAATTCCTCGATACCGACGACGGCAAGAACCTGCTTGCGGGTACCAAGCGCGCGAGCAACATCCTCGCAATCGAGGAGAAGAAGGATAAGCGCAGCTATGATGGCGCGCCCGATCCCGCTCTCTATTCTCTCCCAGAAGAAAAGGCACTCGCAAAAGCGATCGAGCAGGTGAAGGTGGAAGCCGGCGCCGCCATCGCCAACGAAGATTTCGCCGGCGCGATGGGCGTATTGGCAAAATTGCGGCCGGCGGTGGATGCGTTCTTCGACAAGGTCAAGGTCAATGACGACGAT